A segment of the Parasphingopyxis algicola genome:
TCGACGCGAGCGGCGGGGTGTTCGTCCGCAGCCCGAGCGAAACCGCGCGCGGCCAGTTCGGCGTCTACGACCTCAACCGCCGGCTGATCACGCTGATCGGCGGCGTCGAGCTGAACCAGGGGGGCAATGTGATCCGCGGCGGGCGGCTCGTCATCGACCTAGATACGGGACGAGCGGTGATCGACGGCCGATCGCAGGGCGGCGACGGCATCGTCACGCAAGGAACCGAAACCGGCCGCGTGACGGGCCGGTTCACCGTGCCTCAGCGCGACAATTCGGCCAATCGGGAAGAAACCGGCCGGGCCAATTGAAACCGGCCGGCTGCTTCCCAACATGCACGGATGATGCCAAATAGCGAAACAATGAACAAAGCCGAGATCATCGAACCCCCTGAGGGTCATCCCGAGCTCGATTCCGAGACCGAGGGGCTGTCGGTGGTCTCGATCGCCAAATCCTATGACAAGAAGCAGGTTCTGTCGGACGTTTCGCTGCATATCGGTCGCGGCCATGTGCTCGGCCTGCTCGGCCCCAACGGCGCGGGCAAGACGACCTGCTTCTATTCGATCATGGGTCTCGTACGGCCGGATTCCGGGCGGATCATGCTCGATGGCGCGGACATTACGGGCCTCCCCATGTATCGCCGCGCGATCCTCGGTCTCGGCTATTTGCCGCAGGAAACGTCGATCTTCCGCGGGTTGAGCGTCGAGAAGAATATCGCGGCCGTGCTCGAGATGAGCGAACCCGATCCCGACGCGCGCGCCGAACGGCTCGAAAAGCTGCTGGAGGAATTTTCGATCGCCCATCTGCGCGATTCCTCGGCGATGGCGCTGTCGGGCGGCGAACGGCGGCGCTGCGAAATTGCCCGCGCGCTGGCGGCCAACCCGTCGATCATGCTGCTCGACGAGCCGTTCGCCGGGATCGACCCGATCTCGATCGCCGATATCCGCGAACTCGTCGCCGATCTGAAAAACCGCAATATCGGCGTGCTGATCACCGATCATAACGTCCGCGAAACGCTCGGTATCGTCGACCAGGCCTGCATCATCTATGACGGTAAGGTGTTGTTTTCAGGCTCTCCCGACGATCTGGTCGCCAATGACGAGGTGCGACGGCTTTACCTCGGCGAAGGGTTCACAGTTTAGGGTGCCGATATGGCACTAGGACCACGCCTCGACCTCCGGCAGAGCCAGTCTCTGGTTATGACGCCGCAACTCCAGCAGGCGATCAAGCTGCTGGCGCTGTCGAATCTCGAAATCGAAGGTTTTATCGCCGAGGAGCTGGAGAAGAACCCGCTGCTCGATGCCGCCGGCGACGAACAGCGCGAAACGGCGGCGCCGAGCGAAGAGGGCGACGGCTTCGAGGACGCGCCCGATCTGGCCACCGCCGACACACTCGTCCAGAATGGCGGCGCGGACGACGAGGCCCGGCTCGATATCGAGGAAAGCGCGCTGTCCGACGATAGCGGATCCGACGCCGGGATGGACGGCGCGCTCGGCATGACGGGAATCGAGGGACGCGGCGGCGGCGAGGACGGCCCCGATCTCGATCTGCTCGCCGCCGCCGACATATCGCTCCACGATCATCTGCTCGCCCAAGCCGGCGGCACCTTGTCGGGGCAGGACTATCTGGTCGCGGGGCAGTTGATCGAGCGGATCGACGAAACCGGATATTTGCGCGCCGACCTGCTCCGCCTCTCGCACCAGCTCGGCGTCCCGGTGGCCGATCTCGAACGGGCGCTCGGCGTGATCCAGACGTTCGAACCGACCGGCGTCGGTGCGCGCGACCTGGCCGAATGCCTGGCGATCCAGTCCCGCGAGGCCGATCGCTACGATCCCGCCATGGCGCGGCTGATCGACAATCTCGATCTGCTGGCGCGCGGCGAGCTGGGGCGGTTGAAACGGA
Coding sequences within it:
- a CDS encoding LptA/OstA family protein, which gives rise to MTRSYLLPLVTGFALTVLAAVPASSQSALGGLDTNAPVDVAADRIEVQDRADRAIFSGNVQVRQGNLSLDAARITVAYSGSVAGGVEVQRLDASGGVFVRSPSETARGQFGVYDLNRRLITLIGGVELNQGGNVIRGGRLVIDLDTGRAVIDGRSQGGDGIVTQGTETGRVTGRFTVPQRDNSANREETGRAN
- the lptB gene encoding LPS export ABC transporter ATP-binding protein; the protein is MNKAEIIEPPEGHPELDSETEGLSVVSIAKSYDKKQVLSDVSLHIGRGHVLGLLGPNGAGKTTCFYSIMGLVRPDSGRIMLDGADITGLPMYRRAILGLGYLPQETSIFRGLSVEKNIAAVLEMSEPDPDARAERLEKLLEEFSIAHLRDSSAMALSGGERRRCEIARALAANPSIMLLDEPFAGIDPISIADIRELVADLKNRNIGVLITDHNVRETLGIVDQACIIYDGKVLFSGSPDDLVANDEVRRLYLGEGFTV
- the rpoN gene encoding RNA polymerase factor sigma-54 → MALGPRLDLRQSQSLVMTPQLQQAIKLLALSNLEIEGFIAEELEKNPLLDAAGDEQRETAAPSEEGDGFEDAPDLATADTLVQNGGADDEARLDIEESALSDDSGSDAGMDGALGMTGIEGRGGGEDGPDLDLLAAADISLHDHLLAQAGGTLSGQDYLVAGQLIERIDETGYLRADLLRLSHQLGVPVADLERALGVIQTFEPTGVGARDLAECLAIQSREADRYDPAMARLIDNLDLLARGELGRLKRMCRVDDEDMADMIAELRDYDPKPGCQFGGEPVQAVVPDIFVAPGKKGWAVELNNATLPKLIVNRSYYHEMSEAGDDEESRAWLNECLANANWLTRALDQRARTIVKVAGELVKRQADFFRKGVTHLKPLTLREIAEAIDMHESTVSRATSNKYLSCDRGIFELKYFFTSGISTGVDGEAASSEAVKSHIRTLIENEDKILSDDKLVALLKDKGFDIARRTVAKYREAMGIGSSVERRRQKKLGNRAA